One Curtobacterium sp. BH-2-1-1 genomic region harbors:
- a CDS encoding ATP-binding protein, translating into MTDGEDDVNDDVPVEGADAPADGRDGQQDGRDGQQDGRDGQQGEQDRRGQQEETAVTDEPDRTLRPELQLTSPQAISLGDPRLQAGNAAEPAWDVWRKQLTGVGGTSPLTHFADHPRARIELSTTHPGGLAQFITGKTTLLSSLIRDEVALRAARIAAGHVEAKGTELSTVRGIDAVKLGIGMADWQHGDEQFRGPVLLRPLAIRRHGRDFEVRLLGEPVLNPGLADALHEQFGVILDAQSFVALAQQDGSFTPNPVIDRLRGLTAHIPGFSVHARLVVSTFAEVATGMVEDTEDLSHPVLDALAGNPSAKWQVEQSYHPVEQTPSDERSPETDTLLLDADDEQENVIAQITAGNSIVVKTLPGTGGTQTIVNALGGLVAANKRVLVVSPRRATLRGIAARFSEVQLPGVAVTPGTLRRDVVRAIARNEKASRPNLREVDDALVRLRKVLKDYRGSLTRVDPDFRVSVLDCLVELSRLSLLPVPPSTTARLSKTSVTSMVEGRSRVAETMVSAANLGEFRYGPDDSPWYGAKFSSSDGAQRAHRIAKDLDADGLPTLLRRAHDLVATTHMRQFTTINELGIYLRLLTEIRDTLDRFLPVVFDRSVSELVAATAPRGEGAPMSSTNRRRLKKLAREYVRPGVHVSDLHEALTRVQQQRVLWQRYVAAGVNPEVPTGIADVQVLFSNVVEDLARLDEPLGRTARETQLANVPIDELVPTIARLAEESDVLHNLQERTELMQTLRDLQLEPLITDLANRHVPDTHVPAELELAWWQSALETMLESDRALLGANTDMLDRVEADFRLVDDAHAAGVSQGLAWQLAENWKVGLVDWPDEATALKTQLRDGAITSRLLQDSAPHLSRSIAPVWLASPYEVSQIADTMPFDTVILVDAGAVTIAETVGAVRRARQTVVFGDPVTQTPSPFRIAVDPAHRALQVDEGTLDAFHADSALAKLSTLLPTLSLTRSYRAGGEDLAELVNRRFYGGRIESLPWAGSFLGHGSIALDYVSDGKAVPDPESGAVESVDAEVDRVVRLVMDHARTRPTESLMVITASAKHAVRVEQAVLTAAQGHKDLTEFVIGDRAEPFIVATLEQSVAQSRDRVVFSIGYGRTPHGRVLRDFGPLGKPGGERLLAVAMTRARRSMVIVTCFQPSDIEAERMGHGTVALAEILAEVRARTTAEYVPDDSDPLLVDLARRLEMRGIPVALGHRGKLGLVAAHGGVCVTIETDATLVKGSLRESLRLRPEVLRRLGWHYVRVHAFQLFSDPDRVANTVAAVLGVDRGATQEISIPPIPARR; encoded by the coding sequence GTGACCGACGGCGAGGACGACGTGAACGACGACGTCCCCGTCGAGGGCGCCGACGCGCCCGCGGACGGGCGTGACGGACAGCAGGACGGGCGCGACGGACAGCAGGACGGGCGCGACGGACAGCAGGGGGAGCAGGACCGACGGGGGCAGCAGGAAGAGACCGCCGTGACGGACGAACCCGACCGCACCCTGCGCCCGGAACTGCAGCTCACGAGTCCGCAGGCGATCAGCCTGGGTGATCCGCGCCTCCAGGCCGGCAACGCCGCCGAACCCGCCTGGGACGTCTGGCGCAAGCAGCTGACCGGCGTCGGCGGCACCAGCCCCCTCACGCACTTCGCCGACCACCCCCGGGCCCGCATCGAGCTCTCGACGACGCACCCGGGCGGCCTCGCGCAGTTCATCACCGGCAAGACGACCCTGCTGTCGAGCCTGATCCGTGACGAGGTGGCACTCCGGGCCGCCCGCATCGCCGCCGGTCACGTCGAGGCCAAGGGCACCGAGCTGTCCACCGTGCGCGGCATCGACGCCGTGAAGCTCGGCATCGGCATGGCCGACTGGCAGCACGGCGACGAGCAGTTCCGCGGCCCGGTGCTGCTGCGCCCGCTCGCGATCCGTCGGCACGGCCGCGACTTCGAGGTCCGCCTGCTCGGCGAGCCCGTCCTCAACCCCGGCCTCGCCGACGCGCTGCACGAGCAGTTCGGGGTCATCCTCGACGCCCAGTCCTTCGTGGCGCTCGCGCAGCAGGACGGCTCCTTCACGCCGAACCCGGTGATTGACCGGCTCCGCGGGCTCACCGCGCACATCCCGGGCTTCTCGGTGCACGCACGCCTGGTCGTGTCCACCTTCGCCGAGGTCGCGACCGGGATGGTCGAGGACACCGAGGACCTGTCCCACCCCGTGCTCGACGCCCTCGCCGGCAACCCGAGCGCCAAGTGGCAGGTCGAGCAGTCGTACCACCCGGTCGAGCAGACCCCGTCGGACGAGCGGAGCCCGGAGACCGACACGCTCCTGCTCGACGCCGACGACGAGCAGGAGAACGTGATCGCACAGATCACGGCCGGCAACTCGATCGTGGTGAAGACCCTCCCGGGCACGGGTGGCACGCAGACGATCGTGAACGCGCTCGGCGGCCTCGTCGCGGCGAACAAGCGCGTCCTCGTCGTGAGTCCGCGCCGTGCGACCCTGCGCGGCATCGCGGCGCGGTTCTCCGAGGTGCAGCTCCCCGGCGTCGCCGTCACCCCGGGCACCCTCCGTCGTGACGTCGTCCGTGCGATCGCCCGCAACGAGAAGGCCTCGCGTCCGAACCTGCGCGAGGTCGACGACGCCCTGGTCCGGCTCCGCAAGGTCCTCAAGGACTACCGCGGCTCGCTGACGCGCGTCGACCCCGACTTCCGCGTCTCGGTGCTCGACTGCCTCGTCGAGCTGTCGCGCCTGTCGCTGCTGCCCGTCCCGCCGTCGACCACCGCGCGCCTGTCGAAGACCTCGGTGACGAGCATGGTCGAGGGGCGCTCCCGCGTCGCCGAGACGATGGTCAGCGCCGCGAACCTCGGCGAGTTCCGCTACGGCCCGGACGACTCGCCCTGGTACGGCGCGAAGTTCTCCTCGAGCGACGGTGCCCAGCGCGCCCACCGGATCGCGAAGGACCTCGACGCCGACGGCCTGCCGACCCTGCTCCGTCGGGCCCACGACCTCGTCGCCACGACGCACATGCGGCAGTTCACGACGATCAACGAGCTCGGCATCTACCTGCGCCTGCTCACCGAGATCCGCGACACCCTCGACCGCTTCCTGCCCGTCGTCTTCGACCGCTCGGTCTCCGAGCTCGTGGCCGCCACCGCCCCGCGCGGCGAGGGTGCGCCGATGTCGAGCACGAACCGGCGCCGGCTGAAGAAGCTCGCCCGCGAGTACGTCCGCCCCGGTGTGCACGTGTCCGACCTGCACGAGGCGTTGACCCGCGTCCAGCAGCAGCGCGTCCTCTGGCAGCGCTACGTCGCCGCCGGCGTGAACCCCGAGGTGCCCACCGGCATCGCGGACGTCCAGGTCCTGTTCTCGAACGTCGTCGAGGACCTCGCGCGCCTCGACGAGCCGCTGGGTCGCACCGCCCGCGAGACCCAGCTGGCGAACGTGCCGATCGACGAGCTCGTCCCGACGATCGCCCGCCTCGCCGAGGAGTCCGACGTCCTGCACAACCTGCAGGAGCGCACCGAGCTCATGCAGACCCTGCGCGACCTGCAGCTCGAACCGCTCATCACGGACCTGGCGAACCGCCACGTGCCGGACACCCACGTCCCCGCCGAGCTCGAGCTCGCGTGGTGGCAGTCTGCCCTCGAGACGATGCTCGAGTCCGACCGGGCCCTGCTCGGCGCGAACACCGACATGCTCGACCGGGTCGAGGCCGACTTCCGGCTCGTCGACGACGCGCACGCGGCCGGGGTCTCCCAGGGCCTGGCGTGGCAGCTGGCCGAGAACTGGAAGGTCGGACTCGTCGACTGGCCGGACGAGGCCACCGCGCTGAAGACCCAGCTGCGGGACGGCGCGATCACCTCGCGTCTGCTGCAGGACTCCGCGCCGCACCTGTCCCGGTCGATCGCGCCGGTGTGGCTCGCGTCGCCGTACGAGGTGTCGCAGATCGCCGACACGATGCCCTTCGACACCGTGATCCTCGTCGACGCGGGCGCCGTCACCATCGCCGAGACCGTCGGGGCCGTCCGCCGCGCCCGCCAGACCGTCGTGTTCGGCGACCCGGTCACGCAGACCCCGTCGCCGTTCCGGATCGCGGTCGACCCGGCGCACCGTGCGCTGCAGGTCGACGAGGGCACGCTCGACGCCTTCCACGCCGACTCCGCGCTCGCGAAGCTGTCCACGCTGCTGCCGACCCTGTCGCTCACCCGCTCGTACCGCGCCGGCGGCGAGGACCTCGCCGAGCTCGTCAACCGTCGCTTCTACGGCGGACGCATCGAGTCGCTGCCCTGGGCCGGCTCGTTCCTCGGGCACGGGTCGATCGCGCTCGACTACGTCAGCGACGGCAAGGCCGTGCCGGACCCCGAGTCGGGGGCGGTCGAGAGCGTCGACGCCGAGGTGGACCGCGTCGTCCGGCTCGTCATGGACCACGCCCGCACCCGTCCGACCGAGTCGCTCATGGTCATCACCGCCTCGGCGAAGCACGCCGTCCGCGTCGAGCAGGCCGTGCTCACCGCGGCCCAGGGGCACAAGGACCTCACCGAGTTCGTCATCGGCGACCGGGCCGAGCCGTTCATCGTCGCGACGCTCGAGCAGTCCGTCGCCCAGAGCCGCGACCGCGTCGTGTTCTCGATCGGCTACGGCCGCACCCCGCACGGCCGTGTCCTGCGCGACTTCGGTCCGCTCGGTAAGCCCGGTGGGGAGCGCCTGCTCGCCGTCGCGATGACCCGGGCACGTCGCTCGATGGTCATCGTCACCTGCTTCCAGCCGTCGGACATCGAGGCCGAGCGGATGGGCCACGGCACCGTCGCCCTCGCCGAGATCCTCGCCGAGGTCCGTGCGCGCACCACGGCCGAGTACGTCCCGGACGACTCCGACCCGCTGCTCGTCGACCTCGCCCGTCGCCTCGAGATGCGCGGCATCCCCGTCGCGTTGGGGCACCGCGGCAAGCTCGGCCTGGTCGCCGCGCACGGTGGGGTGTGCGTCACGATCGAGACCGACGCGACGCTCGTGAAGGGGTCGCTCCGCGAGTCGCTCCGGCTCCGACCCGAGGTGCTCCGCCGACTCGGGTGGCACTACGTGCGCGTGCACGCGTTCCAGCTCTTCTCGGACCCGGACCGCGTCGCGAACACCGTCGCCGCGGTGCTCGGTGTCGATCGCGGTGCCACGCAGGAGATCTCCATCCCCCCGATCCCCGCACGCCGATGA
- a CDS encoding CDP-alcohol phosphatidyltransferase family protein: protein MTDTVRERPDWQTWPNLISLFRLLLIPVFVWLVVAGHPGWALVALVVIGVSDWADGFIARKFDQGSKLGKAIDPVADRLAIIAIVLSLVLTGLLPWWVVAVVVLVDLVLVVLSSVLFHGNPDLDVTWTGKIRSALLFVGLPVLLFSAVHTVDENAPWVRVVALVFVYLGTAGHVLAGVQYAIAMFAKRREVSAAR from the coding sequence ATGACTGACACCGTGCGGGAGCGCCCCGACTGGCAGACCTGGCCGAACCTGATCTCGCTGTTCCGGCTGCTGCTGATCCCGGTGTTCGTGTGGCTCGTCGTCGCCGGACACCCCGGCTGGGCGCTCGTCGCGCTCGTCGTCATCGGGGTGAGCGACTGGGCGGACGGCTTCATCGCTCGCAAGTTCGACCAGGGCTCGAAGCTCGGCAAGGCGATCGACCCCGTCGCCGACCGACTCGCGATCATCGCGATCGTGCTGTCGCTCGTGCTGACCGGGCTGCTGCCGTGGTGGGTCGTCGCCGTCGTGGTGCTCGTCGACCTGGTGCTCGTCGTGCTCTCGAGCGTGCTGTTCCACGGCAACCCGGACCTCGACGTCACGTGGACCGGCAAGATCCGGTCGGCGCTGCTCTTCGTCGGGCTCCCGGTGCTGCTGTTCTCCGCGGTGCACACCGTCGACGAGAACGCGCCGTGGGTCCGCGTCGTCGCCCTCGTGTTCGTCTACCTCGGGACCGCCGGGCACGTGCTGGCGGGCGTCCAGTACGCGATCGCGATGTTCGCGAAGCGGCGCGAGGTGTCGGCCGCGCGCTGA
- the mscL gene encoding large conductance mechanosensitive channel protein MscL, with the protein MKGFKEFLLRGNVIDLAVAVVIGAAFTAIVTVIVNAIINPAIGAVFNASSLDDALKVDIPTVAGGKPATLMFGSVIGAVINFVIVAAVVYFALVLPVNHLKKVAFERVKNDEEQTPQDVPPTDVEVLLEIRDLLRSQNGVPANTGGGAHVAPSTAPEGPGIGGTTKL; encoded by the coding sequence GTGAAGGGCTTCAAGGAGTTCCTGCTCCGCGGCAACGTCATCGACCTGGCCGTCGCAGTCGTCATCGGTGCAGCGTTCACCGCCATCGTGACCGTCATCGTGAACGCGATCATCAACCCGGCGATCGGCGCGGTGTTCAACGCGTCGAGCCTCGACGACGCGCTCAAGGTCGACATCCCGACCGTGGCGGGCGGCAAGCCGGCGACCCTCATGTTCGGCTCGGTGATCGGCGCGGTGATCAACTTCGTCATCGTCGCGGCCGTCGTGTACTTCGCCCTCGTGCTCCCCGTGAACCACCTCAAGAAGGTCGCGTTCGAACGGGTCAAGAACGACGAGGAGCAGACGCCGCAGGACGTCCCGCCGACCGACGTCGAGGTGCTGCTCGAGATCCGCGACCTGCTCCGCTCGCAGAACGGCGTGCCCGCGAACACCGGTGGCGGTGCGCACGTGGCGCCGTCGACCGCTCCCGAGGGTCCCGGCATCGGCGGCACGACGAAGCTCTAG
- a CDS encoding FmdB family zinc ribbon protein gives MPTYSYRCTECGNAFDIKQSFSDATLTECPACGGVLRKVFSPVGVTFNGGGFYRTDSRAAPKGSSESSGSSGSSGSSESSSSTPAKTESKPAAAKPAASTTPKPAGS, from the coding sequence GTGCCCACCTACTCGTACCGCTGCACGGAGTGCGGCAACGCCTTCGACATCAAGCAGTCGTTCTCGGACGCCACGCTCACCGAGTGCCCGGCGTGCGGCGGCGTGCTGCGCAAGGTCTTCTCGCCGGTCGGGGTGACGTTCAACGGGGGCGGCTTCTACCGGACCGATTCCCGGGCGGCGCCGAAGGGCTCGTCGGAGTCGTCGGGCTCGTCGGGCTCGTCCGGCTCGTCGGAGTCCTCGTCCTCGACGCCGGCGAAGACCGAGTCGAAGCCCGCAGCCGCGAAGCCCGCTGCCTCGACCACGCCGAAGCCCGCCGGGTCCTGA
- a CDS encoding 5-formyltetrahydrofolate cyclo-ligase, whose product MIADLGNEKRALRAELRQRRRTRTTTERETDTAALTATLQRFAEERQVESIALYLSAPEEPDVRPFLNWAFERGIRVLLPITREDGLLDWAVGDGASEAEGLAGVPEVVGEVLSPLAINDVDAILAPAAAVGHDGVRMGWGRGYYDKTLGSMANRPPVYAVIFDAEYLDEVPRETHDEPVDGIITPSRIITFRS is encoded by the coding sequence ATGATCGCCGATCTCGGGAACGAGAAGCGCGCCCTGCGAGCCGAGCTCCGGCAGCGGCGGCGCACCCGGACCACGACCGAACGCGAGACCGACACCGCGGCGCTCACCGCGACCCTGCAGCGCTTCGCCGAGGAGCGCCAGGTCGAGTCGATCGCGCTGTACCTCTCCGCACCCGAGGAACCCGACGTCCGCCCGTTCCTGAACTGGGCGTTCGAGCGCGGCATCCGGGTGCTCCTGCCGATCACCCGCGAGGACGGCCTGCTCGACTGGGCGGTCGGCGACGGTGCCTCCGAGGCCGAGGGGCTGGCCGGCGTGCCCGAGGTCGTCGGCGAGGTGCTCTCCCCCCTCGCGATCAACGACGTCGACGCGATCCTCGCTCCCGCCGCCGCGGTGGGACACGACGGCGTCCGGATGGGCTGGGGACGCGGCTACTACGACAAGACGCTCGGGTCGATGGCGAACCGCCCGCCCGTCTATGCTGTGATCTTCGACGCGGAGTACCTCGACGAGGTCCCGCGCGAGACCCACGACGAACCCGTCGACGGCATCATCACGCCGTCGCGCATCATCACCTTCCGGAGCTAG
- the galU gene encoding UTP--glucose-1-phosphate uridylyltransferase GalU gives MGFQISKAVIPAAGLGTRFLPATKAMPKEMLPVVDKPAIQYVVEEAVGAGLTDVLMITGRNKNALENHFDHVSELEETLKKKGDHEKLQKVNQSTDLADMHYVRQGDPLGLGHAVLRAKMHVGREPFAVLLGDDIIDARDPLLKRMIEVQGEKNATVVALLEVPESQTHLYGIATVEETDTDDVVKITGLVEKPPRGEAPSNLAIIGRYVIRPEVFDVLEKQEPGKGGEIQLTDALMKMANAEEWTGGVYGVVFRGRRYDTGDKLDYIKAIVQLASDREDLGPDLKSWLKEFNAGE, from the coding sequence ATGGGCTTCCAGATTTCGAAGGCCGTGATCCCCGCCGCAGGCCTGGGCACGCGCTTCCTCCCCGCCACCAAGGCGATGCCGAAGGAGATGCTCCCCGTCGTCGACAAGCCGGCCATCCAGTACGTGGTGGAAGAGGCCGTCGGCGCAGGGCTCACCGACGTGCTGATGATCACGGGCCGCAACAAGAACGCGCTCGAGAACCACTTCGACCACGTGTCCGAGCTCGAGGAGACCCTCAAGAAGAAGGGCGACCACGAGAAGCTGCAGAAGGTGAACCAGTCCACGGACCTCGCCGACATGCACTACGTCCGCCAGGGTGACCCGCTGGGCCTCGGCCACGCCGTGCTCCGCGCCAAGATGCACGTCGGCCGCGAGCCGTTCGCCGTGCTCCTCGGTGACGACATCATCGACGCCCGCGACCCGCTGCTCAAGCGCATGATCGAGGTCCAGGGCGAGAAGAACGCCACCGTCGTCGCCCTGCTCGAGGTCCCGGAGTCGCAGACCCACCTCTACGGCATCGCCACGGTCGAGGAGACCGACACCGACGACGTCGTGAAGATCACCGGCCTCGTCGAGAAGCCCCCGCGGGGCGAGGCGCCCTCGAACCTGGCCATCATCGGCCGCTACGTCATCCGTCCCGAGGTCTTCGACGTCCTCGAGAAGCAGGAGCCGGGCAAGGGCGGCGAGATCCAGCTGACCGACGCGCTCATGAAGATGGCGAACGCCGAGGAGTGGACCGGCGGCGTGTACGGCGTCGTGTTCCGTGGACGCCGGTACGACACCGGTGACAAACTCGACTACATCAAGGCGATCGTCCAGCTCGCCTCGGACCGCGAAGACCTCGGCCCCGACCTCAAGTCGTGGCTCAAGGAGTTCAACGCGGGCGAATAG
- a CDS encoding GNAT family N-acetyltransferase, giving the protein MTTIPTLSHGRVTIRPLRLRDTRDLDVALASNRSWLRTWEATNPSGHVSTDVRGSIRALQANARAGLGLPFAMELDGRFVGQLNVSGITYGSLASASIGYWVVEDAAGHNVTPIAVAMAVDHCFRVVGIHRIEICIRPENAPSLRVVEKLGFRYEGLRRRYIHINGDWRDHFCFALVAEEVREGVLERWVRGQVPPGVGSVPLAARDEAAMPLHTTPRV; this is encoded by the coding sequence ATGACGACGATCCCGACCCTGTCCCACGGGCGGGTCACCATCCGGCCCCTCCGACTCCGCGACACCCGCGACCTCGACGTCGCCCTCGCGAGCAACCGCTCGTGGCTCCGCACGTGGGAGGCCACGAACCCCTCCGGTCACGTCTCCACCGACGTCCGCGGCAGCATCCGCGCGCTCCAGGCCAACGCCCGCGCGGGGCTCGGGCTCCCGTTCGCGATGGAGCTCGACGGCCGCTTCGTCGGACAGCTCAACGTCTCCGGCATCACGTACGGCTCCCTGGCCAGTGCCTCGATCGGCTACTGGGTCGTCGAGGACGCCGCCGGCCACAACGTCACGCCGATCGCCGTCGCGATGGCGGTGGACCACTGCTTCCGCGTGGTCGGCATCCACCGCATCGAGATCTGCATCCGTCCCGAGAACGCCCCGTCGCTGCGGGTGGTCGAGAAGCTCGGCTTCCGGTACGAGGGGCTCCGCCGCCGCTACATCCACATCAATGGCGACTGGCGCGACCACTTCTGCTTCGCCCTCGTCGCGGAAGAGGTCCGCGAGGGCGTCCTCGAACGCTGGGTCCGCGGCCAGGTCCCGCCGGGCGTCGGTTCGGTCCCGCTCGCGGCACGCGACGAGGCCGCGATGCCGCTGCACACCACGCCCCGCGTCTGA